A portion of the Candidatus Eremiobacteraceae bacterium genome contains these proteins:
- a CDS encoding DUF169 domain-containing protein, with product MNTSTAAAKLDEFIRPTTFPVAVRFLRDGEAPPPKAKRPLADMDRHVTVCQGWGIARKYGWTTVLRAEDMKCPLGALVAGFAAPNAYYEEGNLCAGMYTKDEDAGARSEASVEKFAPGEIDAIVFGPLARAEYEPHVLIIYGNAAQVMRLVAAALWKEGGRIASSFAARMDCSDHLVVPLRTGEYQVVLPCNGDRIFAGAQDDEMAFSLPWHKIDELVEGLEGTQKGGIRYPIPSFLTYEPGMPKKYQELLDMQAAQRPKAAK from the coding sequence ATGAATACCTCGACCGCCGCCGCCAAGCTCGACGAGTTCATCCGTCCGACCACGTTCCCGGTCGCCGTGCGTTTTCTGCGCGACGGTGAGGCGCCGCCGCCCAAGGCGAAGCGTCCGCTCGCGGACATGGACCGCCATGTCACCGTGTGCCAGGGATGGGGGATCGCGCGCAAATACGGCTGGACCACTGTCCTGCGCGCCGAGGACATGAAATGCCCGCTCGGTGCTCTCGTCGCCGGCTTCGCCGCTCCCAACGCCTATTATGAAGAAGGCAATCTATGCGCCGGCATGTACACCAAGGATGAGGATGCCGGAGCGCGCAGCGAGGCGTCGGTCGAGAAGTTCGCGCCCGGCGAGATCGACGCCATCGTGTTCGGTCCGCTGGCCCGCGCCGAATACGAGCCGCACGTGCTCATCATCTATGGAAACGCGGCGCAGGTCATGCGCCTTGTGGCTGCCGCCCTGTGGAAAGAGGGCGGCCGCATCGCGTCGTCGTTCGCCGCCCGGATGGACTGCTCGGATCACCTTGTCGTCCCGTTGCGGACCGGCGAATACCAGGTCGTCCTGCCATGCAACGGCGACCGCATCTTCGCCGGCGCTCAGGACGATGAAATGGCGTTCAGCCTGCCGTGGCACAAGATCGACGAACTCGTCGAGGGCCTCGAGGGCACCCAAAAGGGCGGCATCCGATACCCGATCCCATCGTTCCTGACCTACGAACCAGGCATGCCCAAGAAATACCAGGAGCTTCTCGACATGCAGGCCGCGCAGCGCCCAAAGGCGGCCAAATAG
- a CDS encoding TonB family protein, which produces MGRPEAGHIPLTPGSAPRFRRRALVGLFLFVGLSFALHLTLGPTVTAISPIFRTPDTPDQSVSVVTLSRAKLATVTPTPTPPPKIYVRTIANVAPLKYLEFGTRSARHAIKPPARRTAMLSVHPEVGPSPTAGPDSAAATDLMPAGAPPKGESAQADTGADKSRIAGAVVWGDDNPPRVLSLASLVGGATGAQTGHHVRLEVDIGPDGDVLNVRVVISSGDAALDAAAVDAARKSTYRAATLNGLPVHGTVTLDFPQTTATTT; this is translated from the coding sequence ATGGGTAGACCCGAAGCAGGCCATATCCCCTTGACCCCCGGCAGCGCACCGCGATTCCGTCGACGTGCGTTGGTCGGGCTGTTCCTGTTCGTCGGGCTGTCGTTCGCGCTTCACCTCACTCTCGGTCCGACGGTCACCGCCATCTCGCCGATCTTCCGTACGCCCGACACGCCGGACCAGAGCGTTTCGGTCGTCACCCTTTCGCGCGCCAAACTGGCGACGGTCACGCCGACGCCGACGCCGCCGCCCAAGATCTACGTGCGGACTATCGCCAACGTCGCGCCGCTCAAGTATCTGGAATTCGGCACAAGATCGGCGCGTCACGCGATCAAGCCGCCGGCGCGCCGCACGGCGATGCTGTCCGTCCATCCGGAGGTCGGACCAAGCCCGACCGCCGGTCCGGATTCTGCGGCCGCCACCGATTTGATGCCCGCCGGCGCACCGCCTAAAGGCGAAAGCGCGCAAGCGGATACCGGCGCGGACAAGAGCCGCATCGCAGGCGCCGTCGTGTGGGGCGATGACAACCCGCCGCGCGTGCTCTCGCTCGCCTCGCTCGTCGGCGGTGCGACAGGCGCACAAACCGGGCATCACGTGCGCTTGGAAGTCGACATCGGACCGGATGGTGACGTCTTGAACGTCCGCGTCGTCATCTCGTCAGGTGATGCGGCGCTCGACGCGGCCGCCGTCGACGCTGCGCGCAAATCCACGTACCGCGCAGCGACGCTCAACGGCCTGCCGGTGCATGGCACGGTCACGCTCGATTTTCCCCAGACGACCGCAACCACGACGTGA